From a region of the Streptomyces tirandamycinicus genome:
- a CDS encoding ABC transporter permease, with the protein MSTATTREAEDLTRNAPRTESLAALLVARERPARPSALSASMTFGWRAMLKIKHVPEQLFDVTAFPIMMVLMYTYLFGGALAGSVDAYIQFLLPGILVMSVVMITMYTGVAINTDIDKGVFDRFRTLPIWRPAPMVGYLLGDVVRYVIASAVMLTVGMIIGYRPEGGPMGVLLGVALLLVFSFAFSWVWTMFGLLLRTEKSVMGVSMMVIFPLTFLSNVFVEPKTMPGWLQAFVNNSPVTHLATAVRELMAGNWPAADIAWTLGWAALFVIGFGAITMRLYNRR; encoded by the coding sequence ATGAGCACCGCAACCACCCGGGAAGCCGAGGACCTCACCCGCAACGCTCCCAGGACGGAGTCCCTGGCGGCCCTGCTCGTCGCCAGGGAACGCCCGGCACGGCCGAGCGCCCTCTCCGCGTCCATGACCTTCGGCTGGCGCGCCATGCTGAAGATCAAGCATGTGCCGGAACAGCTCTTCGACGTCACGGCGTTCCCGATCATGATGGTGCTGATGTACACCTACCTCTTCGGAGGGGCGCTGGCCGGGTCGGTCGACGCGTACATCCAGTTCCTGCTCCCCGGCATCCTGGTGATGAGCGTCGTGATGATCACGATGTACACGGGAGTCGCCATCAACACCGACATCGACAAGGGCGTCTTCGACCGCTTCCGCACTCTGCCGATCTGGCGGCCGGCGCCGATGGTGGGCTATCTCCTCGGCGACGTCGTCCGCTACGTCATCGCGTCCGCCGTGATGCTGACGGTGGGCATGATCATCGGCTATCGGCCGGAGGGCGGGCCGATGGGCGTCCTGCTCGGGGTGGCCCTGCTGCTCGTCTTCTCCTTCGCCTTCTCCTGGGTCTGGACGATGTTCGGGCTGCTGCTGCGCACGGAGAAGTCCGTCATGGGCGTCAGCATGATGGTGATCTTCCCGCTCACCTTCCTGAGCAATGTGTTCGTCGAGCCGAAGACGATGCCGGGCTGGCTGCAGGCCTTCGTCAACAACAGCCCGGTCACCCATCTGGCGACGGCGGTACGGGAGCTGATGGCCGGCAACTGGCCGGCGGCCGACATCGCCTGGACCCTGGGCTGGGCGGCGCTGTTCGTGATCGGCTTCGGCGCCATCACCATGCGCCTGTACAACCGTCGTTGA